The following proteins come from a genomic window of Nostoc sp. ATCC 53789:
- a CDS encoding magnesium chelatase subunit H — translation MFTHVKSTIRHIAPDNLRGRSLIKVVYVVLESQYQSALSQAVRTINANNPNLAIEISGYLIEELRDPENYEEFKREIENANIFIASLIFIEDLAQKVVAAVEPHRDHLDVSVVFPSMPEVMRLSKMGSFSLAQLGQSKSAIAQFMRKRKEKSGAGFQDGMLKLLRTLPQVLKFLPMDKAQDARNFMLSFQYWLGGSPENLENFLLMLADKYVFKGLEKQNFAPSTYEQPVVYPDLGIWHPLAPSMFEDVREYLNWYTARKDISSDLKDPLAPCVGLVLQRTHLVTGDDAHYVAMVQELEALGARVLPVFAGGLDFSKPVEAYFYEPNTNTQLVDAVISLTGFALVGGPARQDHPKAIEALKRLNRPYMVALPLVFQTTEEWMDSDLGLHPIQVALQIAIPELDGAIEPIILSGRDGATGKAIALRDRVEAVAERALKWANLRRKPKLDKKVAITVFSFPPDKGNVGTAAYLDVFGSIYEVMKALKNNGYDLPELPESAEALMQEVIHDAQAQYNSPELNVAYKMSVPEYEALTPYSHRLEENWGPPPGHLNSDGQNLLIYGKQFGNVFIGVQPTFGYEGDPMRLLFSRSASPHHGFAAYYTYLEQVWKADAVLHFGTHGSLEFMPGKQMGMSGDCYPDNLIGSIPNLYYYAANNPSEATIAKRRSYAETISYLTPPAENAGLYKGLKELSELIASYQTLKDSGRGVSIVNSIMDKCRIVNLDKDIHLPETDARDMSADERDNIVGNVYRKLMEIESRLLPCGLHVIGKPPSAEEAIATLVNIASLDRQEEGIQGLPGIIANSIGRSIDDIYQNNDRGILEDVQLLQDITLATRAAVTALVQEQIDAEGRVSLVSRLNFFNMGKKEPWVESLHKAGYPKVDNAALKPLFEYLEFCLEQVCADNELGALLRGLEGEYILPGPGGDPIRNPDVLPTGKNIHALDPQSIPTTAAVQSAKIVVDRLLVRNKAENEGKWPETIACVLWGTDNIKTYGESLAQIMWMVGVRPVPDALGRVNKLELISLEELGRPRIDVVINCSGVFRDLFINQMNLLDQGVKMAAEADEPLEMNFVRKHALLQAEEMGINLRQAATRVFSNASGSYSSNINLAVENSTWDSEAELQEMYLNRKSFSFNSDNPGIMDESRQIFESTLKTADATFQNLDSSEISLTDVSHYFDSDPTKLVASLRGDGKKPASYIADTTTANAQVRTLSETVRLDARTKLLNPKWYEGMLSHGYEGVRELSKRLVNTTGWSATAGAVDNWIYEDTNETFIKDEEMQKRLLNLNPHSFRKIVSTLLEVNGRGYWETSEDNLDRLRELYQEVEDRIEGIE, via the coding sequence ATGTTCACACACGTCAAGTCCACCATTAGACACATTGCGCCTGATAACTTACGCGGACGTAGTTTAATCAAGGTGGTCTATGTCGTGCTTGAGTCCCAGTACCAGAGCGCATTGTCGCAAGCAGTTCGCACTATTAACGCGAACAATCCCAACTTGGCGATTGAAATCAGCGGGTACTTGATTGAGGAACTCCGCGACCCCGAAAATTACGAGGAGTTCAAACGAGAAATTGAGAATGCGAATATCTTCATCGCTTCCCTCATTTTCATCGAAGACTTAGCACAGAAAGTAGTAGCAGCAGTAGAACCACACCGCGATCATCTGGACGTTTCTGTTGTCTTTCCCTCCATGCCAGAGGTAATGCGCCTGAGTAAAATGGGCAGCTTTTCCTTGGCACAGTTGGGTCAGTCAAAAAGTGCGATCGCCCAATTCATGCGGAAACGCAAAGAAAAATCCGGTGCGGGATTCCAAGATGGGATGCTGAAGCTTTTGCGAACCCTACCGCAAGTTCTGAAGTTTTTACCGATGGACAAGGCACAGGATGCCCGAAATTTCATGCTCAGTTTTCAGTATTGGCTAGGTGGTTCTCCAGAAAACCTGGAAAACTTCTTGCTGATGCTAGCTGATAAATATGTATTTAAAGGTTTAGAAAAACAAAATTTTGCACCTTCTACATACGAACAGCCGGTGGTTTATCCCGATCTAGGGATTTGGCATCCTTTGGCTCCCAGTATGTTTGAAGATGTCAGAGAGTACCTCAATTGGTATACAGCTCGTAAGGATATTTCTAGCGATCTAAAAGATCCCCTAGCTCCTTGTGTCGGGTTAGTATTGCAACGCACTCACCTAGTTACAGGCGATGATGCCCATTATGTGGCAATGGTGCAGGAGTTGGAAGCACTAGGCGCACGGGTACTACCTGTGTTTGCTGGTGGTTTGGATTTCTCCAAGCCTGTTGAGGCTTACTTTTATGAACCAAATACCAACACACAGTTGGTAGATGCAGTGATATCGCTGACTGGTTTTGCTTTAGTGGGTGGCCCAGCCAGACAAGACCATCCTAAGGCAATTGAAGCACTCAAACGCTTAAATCGTCCTTACATGGTGGCGTTACCCTTAGTATTCCAAACCACAGAAGAGTGGATGGATAGCGATTTAGGGTTACATCCGATTCAAGTAGCTTTGCAAATTGCGATTCCTGAATTGGATGGGGCAATTGAGCCAATAATTTTATCGGGTAGAGATGGGGCTACAGGGAAAGCGATCGCACTGCGCGATCGCGTTGAAGCTGTAGCCGAACGCGCCTTAAAATGGGCTAACCTCCGCCGCAAGCCGAAGCTGGATAAAAAAGTCGCCATCACCGTTTTCAGTTTCCCGCCAGATAAAGGTAACGTGGGAACCGCCGCTTACTTGGATGTATTCGGTTCCATCTACGAGGTAATGAAAGCCCTTAAAAATAACGGCTACGACTTACCCGAATTGCCAGAATCAGCCGAAGCGTTGATGCAAGAAGTCATTCATGACGCTCAAGCGCAGTACAACAGCCCAGAACTGAACGTTGCTTACAAAATGTCGGTTCCAGAGTATGAGGCGCTGACCCCATACTCTCACCGCCTAGAGGAAAACTGGGGCCCACCTCCTGGACATCTCAACAGCGACGGGCAAAACTTGCTAATTTATGGTAAGCAATTCGGTAATGTTTTCATCGGCGTACAACCCACATTCGGTTACGAAGGCGACCCGATGCGGCTGTTATTCTCCCGTTCAGCTAGTCCTCACCACGGTTTTGCTGCTTACTACACTTACCTAGAGCAAGTTTGGAAAGCTGATGCTGTACTGCACTTTGGTACACACGGTTCCTTGGAATTCATGCCCGGTAAACAGATGGGGATGTCTGGTGATTGTTATCCAGATAACTTGATTGGCTCAATTCCCAACCTGTATTACTACGCAGCCAATAATCCGAGTGAAGCGACAATTGCCAAACGTCGGAGTTATGCCGAAACAATTTCCTACTTGACACCGCCGGCAGAAAATGCTGGTTTGTATAAAGGTTTGAAGGAACTCAGCGAGTTAATTGCTTCCTACCAAACCTTGAAAGATAGTGGACGCGGTGTTTCCATTGTCAACAGCATCATGGATAAATGCCGGATCGTGAATCTGGATAAGGATATTCACCTGCCAGAAACCGATGCCAGAGACATGAGTGCTGATGAGCGGGATAATATTGTTGGCAACGTCTACCGCAAGTTGATGGAAATCGAGTCTCGCTTGTTGCCTTGTGGTTTGCACGTCATTGGTAAACCCCCAAGTGCAGAAGAAGCGATCGCAACTCTCGTCAACATTGCTAGTCTAGATCGTCAAGAAGAAGGAATTCAAGGCTTGCCGGGAATTATCGCCAATAGCATTGGACGTAGTATTGACGATATTTACCAAAATAACGACAGAGGCATTTTAGAAGATGTCCAGTTACTCCAAGACATCACTTTAGCAACCCGTGCAGCAGTTACCGCCCTTGTCCAAGAGCAAATCGACGCGGAAGGACGAGTTTCTTTAGTTTCCCGGTTGAATTTCTTCAACATGGGCAAAAAAGAACCTTGGGTAGAATCATTGCATAAAGCAGGTTATCCCAAAGTCGATAACGCCGCCCTAAAACCCCTATTTGAGTATTTGGAATTCTGCCTAGAGCAAGTTTGTGCCGACAACGAACTCGGAGCATTACTCAGAGGCTTGGAAGGTGAATACATCCTACCTGGCCCCGGTGGCGATCCCATCCGTAACCCGGATGTATTACCCACGGGTAAGAATATCCATGCTTTAGATCCGCAATCCATCCCAACAACAGCAGCAGTCCAATCAGCTAAAATCGTCGTAGACAGGCTTTTGGTACGTAACAAGGCAGAAAATGAAGGAAAATGGCCAGAAACCATCGCCTGCGTCCTTTGGGGAACCGATAACATCAAAACTTACGGTGAATCCCTAGCGCAAATTATGTGGATGGTGGGCGTGCGTCCAGTTCCCGATGCCTTGGGACGGGTGAACAAGTTGGAATTGATATCTCTAGAAGAGTTGGGACGACCCAGAATAGATGTGGTAATCAACTGTTCTGGTGTATTCCGCGACTTGTTCATCAACCAAATGAACCTGCTAGACCAAGGCGTGAAGATGGCAGCTGAGGCAGATGAACCCTTAGAAATGAACTTTGTTCGCAAACACGCTTTGCTGCAAGCTGAGGAAATGGGAATTAATCTGCGTCAAGCAGCGACGCGCGTTTTCTCCAACGCTTCTGGTTCCTATTCATCAAATATCAACTTGGCGGTAGAAAACAGCACTTGGGATAGCGAAGCCGAGTTGCAGGAAATGTATCTCAACCGGAAATCCTTCTCCTTCAATTCCGATAACCCCGGAATCATGGACGAATCCCGGCAGATTTTTGAAAGTACATTGAAAACTGCTGATGCAACTTTCCAAAATCTCGATTCTTCCGAGATTAGCTTAACGGACGTTTCCCACTACTTCGACTCAGATCCCACTAAGCTGGTGGCAAGTCTGCGGGGTGATGGTAAAAAACCAGCATCTTATATTGCAGATACAACTACAGCTAACGCCCAAGTGCGGACATTATCAGAAACCGTGCGTTTGGATGCGCGTACCAAATTGTTAAATCCCAAATGGTACGAGGGGATGCTGTCTCACGGTTACGAAGGTGTGCGCGAACTCTCCAAGCGGTTGGTGAATACAACAGGTTGGAGTGCGACAGCCGGCGCTGTGGATAACTGGATTTATGAGGATACTAACGAAACCTTCATCAAAGATGAAGAAATGCAGAAACGGTTGCTAAACCTTAATCCCCATTCTTTCCGCAAGATTGTATCAACTTTGTTGGAAGTGAATGGACGCGGTTATTGGGAGACTAGCGAGGATAATTTAGATCGTCTGCGCGAGTTGTACCAAGAGGTTGAAGACCGGATTGAAGGGATAGAATAA
- a CDS encoding XisH family protein encodes MSAKDVFHEVVKTALQKDGWQITHDPLTISVGGVNLSIDLAAQKLIAAEREGQKIAVEVKSFLERSSAISEFHTALGQFINYRGALRRRQPERVLYLAVPLTTYKTFFQLDFPKEMIVENQLKMLIYDVEQEVIFQWIN; translated from the coding sequence ATGTCTGCTAAAGATGTCTTTCATGAAGTTGTCAAAACAGCTTTACAGAAAGATGGTTGGCAAATTACTCACGATCCACTCACAATTAGCGTGGGAGGAGTTAACCTTTCAATTGATTTAGCCGCCCAAAAGCTGATTGCAGCAGAACGTGAAGGACAAAAAATTGCAGTCGAAGTCAAAAGTTTTTTAGAGAGGTCGTCTGCTATTTCAGAATTTCATACAGCATTAGGGCAGTTTATTAACTATAGAGGTGCATTACGACGGCGACAACCGGAGCGTGTTTTGTATTTAGCAGTACCTTTAACAACTTATAAAACATTTTTTCAGCTTGATTTTCCTAAAGAGATGATTGTAGAAAATCAACTGAAAATGCTTATTTATGATGTAGAACAAGAGGTGATTTTCCAATGGATAAATTAA
- a CDS encoding XisI protein codes for MDKLTRYRQLVQQILHDYSEQKPAFGNIEVETIFDTERDHYQIVHVGWEGQDWVHSCIIHIDIKGGKIWLQWNGTEDDIAANLVAAGVPKEDIVLGFQSPFMRQFTEYAVS; via the coding sequence ATGGATAAATTAACTCGATATCGCCAGCTTGTACAACAGATATTACATGATTATAGTGAGCAAAAACCAGCCTTCGGAAATATAGAAGTTGAAACAATTTTTGATACAGAACGTGACCATTATCAAATAGTTCATGTAGGGTGGGAAGGTCAAGACTGGGTACATAGTTGTATTATTCATATTGATATTAAAGGTGGGAAAATTTGGCTTCAGTGGAATGGTACAGAAGATGATATTGCAGCTAATTTGGTAGCTGCGGGAGTTCCCAAGGAAGACATTGTGTTAGGTTTTCAGTCTCCTTTTATGAGACAGTTTACAGAATATGCAGTGAGTTAG
- a CDS encoding helix-turn-helix domain-containing protein, giving the protein MNTANFAEILGVSHQIIQEIINGQRAITVDIAIRLGKALENGPRL; this is encoded by the coding sequence ATTAATACCGCCAATTTTGCAGAAATTTTAGGAGTATCTCATCAAATAATTCAGGAAATCATTAATGGTCAAAGAGCAATTACAGTAGATATAGCAATACGTCTTGGTAAAGCTTTAGAAAATGGCCCAAGACTTTAG
- a CDS encoding GIY-YIG nuclease family protein — translation MTTREPEVRAKEIYRGVSGVPEPFEIAFACKVADCEVAEKKIHRRFNAYRSNKAREFFIIPVEIAKKVIISVCQEVNKMFGYYTDELIVIENQITDSLEDCADDPPEVVMLSINSIVSSPLKTSLLSDEQKARVEIIAEIFANIFRDTSDAWIMDFSRDHNPETEIYIWEHIAMAFLKIEQVKFLSEEQKKEAFGILLMRSMTSASKVLEQFKLKTFSRKAAKEILREYKLDPRPLVVRQLA, via the coding sequence ATGACAACGCGAGAACCAGAAGTTCGCGCAAAGGAGATTTATCGTGGTGTGTCAGGAGTACCTGAACCATTTGAGATTGCTTTCGCTTGTAAGGTTGCTGATTGTGAAGTAGCAGAGAAGAAAATCCATCGAAGATTCAATGCATATAGAAGTAACAAGGCTAGAGAATTCTTCATTATTCCTGTTGAGATTGCAAAAAAAGTTATTATTAGTGTCTGCCAAGAAGTTAATAAAATGTTTGGTTACTACACTGATGAGCTAATTGTTATTGAAAACCAAATAACTGATAGTCTAGAGGACTGTGCTGATGACCCACCCGAAGTTGTTATGCTTAGTATAAATAGTATAGTTTCTTCTCCTCTGAAAACAAGTTTGCTGAGTGATGAGCAGAAAGCAAGGGTGGAGATTATTGCAGAAATCTTTGCAAATATTTTTCGAGATACCTCAGACGCTTGGATTATGGACTTTTCACGGGATCATAATCCAGAAACAGAGATTTATATTTGGGAACACATTGCTATGGCATTTTTAAAGATAGAGCAAGTTAAATTCCTTAGTGAAGAGCAGAAGAAAGAAGCCTTTGGTATTTTGCTAATGCGATCAATGACATCAGCTAGTAAAGTTCTTGAACAATTTAAACTAAAAACGTTTTCTAGAAAAGCAGCAAAGGAAATCCTACGTGAATACAAACTTGATCCACGACCACTTGTAGTTCGGCAACTAGCTTAA
- a CDS encoding type II toxin-antitoxin system HicB family antitoxin, translating to MTYKGYTASIEVDVEAGILFGQVLDINDVITFKAKTVEEARQEFQISVDDYLAFCEELGEEPDKPFSGKLPFRTTPEHHRKIFIAAKKAGKSINAWMDEILTGAADKVINT from the coding sequence ATGACTTATAAAGGATACACAGCTAGTATAGAAGTAGATGTAGAAGCGGGAATACTTTTTGGTCAAGTCCTAGATATTAATGACGTGATTACCTTTAAGGCAAAAACTGTAGAGGAAGCGCGTCAAGAATTTCAAATTTCTGTTGATGATTATCTTGCTTTCTGTGAAGAACTAGGAGAGGAGCCTGATAAACCATTCTCTGGTAAACTTCCATTCCGCACAACTCCAGAACACCACCGCAAAATATTTATTGCTGCTAAAAAGGCTGGCAAAAGCATAAATGCTTGGATGGATGAAATATTAACTGGTGCTGCGGATAAAGTAATCAATACTTAG